Proteins from a genomic interval of Scomber scombrus chromosome 11, fScoSco1.1, whole genome shotgun sequence:
- the LOC133990675 gene encoding BMP/retinoic acid-inducible neural-specific protein 3-like, which translates to MSCQRISHKRLSLLWEGAALSLWLCCWTSRAAAAAGQGDGAPGSLGWLLSDKGPFHQSLEFTEAAERQHQGFSTRYKIYREFGRWKVNSLAVEKRDGGSRGLALPLDPDFMHTIRQLGRRPTLQMITENLIKKYGTHLLLSAALGGEESLTIFVDKRKLSQESSPSGAEGSRSSNRNSSTTGPVTLEALHQLAASYFTDRESTLRRLHHLQIASTAIRVTETRTGPLGCSNYDNLDTVSSVLVHSPENKVQLQGLQVILPGYLRSRFIQAALNYIGCKSEGQFVCRNSDCWCECSRDFPQCNCPHSDLDTLENNLLRIRDTWRQTNQEFEESEEFQSFVGSLPTHYAVNTSVVEHLWRTDASLLQRYRQLETSSNQLLTKSRRTANKLFSLSKRCRKQPRIVLQRPRPLHFWLSYALSILYCSENNHVGVYNDESRSCSCPYNHPPCQGLIPCSVGDGPRCASCSSENRTRCSSCNPSFTLTQGACRPAVPDPTDPYLGLESDRDLQDLELRYLLQRRDSRIALHAVFVSNDVRVNTWFDPSWRKRMLLTLKSNRVKSNRVHMLLGLALQFCLTRNSTLEPALSVFVNPFGGSHSESWTMPIGQHGYPDWERTKLDIHLDCYNWTLSLGNRWKSFFETVHFYLRSRIREGATGGNKNSTLYYEPVEATEPSNNIGYMKVNSIQLFGYSVHFDPEAIQDLILQIDYPYTQGSQDSALLQLVELRYRVNRLSPPGAPHVDLFACLLRHRLKLSSADVTRILTALQAFSARQPNYVEYEANKLCS; encoded by the exons ATGAGCTGTCAGAGAATCAGTCATAAGCGGCTGTCTCTACTATGGGAGGGGGCGGCCCTCAGCCTCTGGCTCTGCTGCTGGACCTCCAGGGCCGCGGCCGCCGCCGGACAAGGCGACGGCGCCCCCGGCTCCCTGGGTTGGCTGCTGTCGGATAAAGGGCCCTTCCACCAGTCCCTGGAGTTCACGGAGGCTGCCGAGAGGCAACACCAGGGCTTCAGCACCAGATACAAGATCTACAG GGAGTTTGGTCGATGGAAGGTCAACAGCCTGGCGGTGGAGAAACGAGACGGTGGCAGCCGTGGCCTGGCTCTGCCCCTCGACCCCGACTTCATGCACACCATCCGCCAGCTGGGGAGGAGGCCAACCCTCCAGATGATTACAGAGAATCTAATCAAGAAATATGGCACCCaccttctcctctctgcagctctggGAG GGGAGGAGTCTTTGACGATATTTGTGGACAAGAGGAAGCTCAGCCAGGAGTCTTCGCCCTCGGGGGCAGAGGGCAGCCGTAGCAGCAACAGGAACTCCAGCACTACCGGGCCAGTGACCCTGGAGGCCCTCCACCAGCTGGCTGCTTCCTACTTCACTGACAGAGAGAGCACCCTGCGCAGACTGCACCACCTCCAGATCGCATCCACTGCCATACGG GTGACCGAAACCAGAACTGGGCCGCTCGGATGCAGCAACTATGACAATCTGGACACTGTCAGCTCTGTACTGGTTCACAGTCCAGAGAACAAGGTTCAACTACAAG GGCTGCAGGTCATCCTCCCAGGCTACCTGCGGAGCCGGTTCATCCAGGCTGCTCTCAACTACATCGGCTGTAAATCTGAGGGCCAGTTTGTGTGCCGAAACAGTGACTGCTGGTGTGAGTGCAGCAGGGACTTCCCTCAGTGCAACTGTCCTCACTCTGACCTGGACACTCTGGAAAACAACCTACTGCGAATCAGAGATACCTGGAGGCAGACCAACCAGGAGTTTGAGGAATCTG AGGAGTTCCAAAGCTTTGTTGGGAGTCTGCCAACCCATTACGCTGTAAACACATCTGTCGTGGAGCATTTGTGGAGGACGGATGCCAGCCTGCTCCAGCGCTACAGGCAGCTGGAGACCAGCAGCAACCAGCTTCTCACCAAATCTCGTCGCACTGCTAACAAGCTCTTCAGCCTCAGCAAAAGGTGCAGAAAACAGCCCAGAATAGTCCTGCAGAGGCCGAG GCCTCTGCACTTCTGGCTGAGCTACGCCCTCTCCATTTTGTACTGCAGTGAGAACAACCATGTTGGTGTTTACAATGACGAGAGCCGCAGCTGCTCCTGCCCTTACAACCATCCACCTTGCCAAGGCCTCATTCCCTGCTCTGTGGGTGACGGCCCCCGCTGTGCCTCTTGTTCCTCAGAGAACCGCACACGATGCTCCAGCTGCAACCCCAGCTTCACCCTGACCCAGGGAGCCTGCCGACCTGCCGTGCCAGACCCCACAGACCCTTACCTGGGCTTGGAAAGTGACCGAGACCTGCAGGACCTGGAGCTGCGCTACCTGCTTCAGCGACGCGACTCGCGTATCGCTCTGCATGCTGTGTTTGTGAGCAACGATGTGCGAGTGAACACTTGGTTCGACCCCTCCTGGAGGAAACGAATGCTGCTTACCCTCAAGAGCAACCGGGTGAAGTCCAACCGTGTTCATATGCTCCTTGGACTCGCCCTGCAGTTTTGCCTCACCAGGAACAGCACTCTGGAGCCGGcgttgtctgtgtttgtgaatCCCTTTGGGGGCAGCCATTCAGAGAGCTGGACCATGCCTATAGGTCAGCATGGATACCCGGACTGGGAGCGGACCAAACTGGATATCCACTTGGACTGCTATAACTGGACATTGTCTCTTGGAAACAGATGGAAGAGCTTTTTTGAGACTGTTCATTTCTACCTGAGGAGTCGCATCAGGGAGGGAGCGACAGGAGGAAACAAGAACTCCACATTGTACTATGAGCCTGTGGAGGCGACCGAGCCATCTAACAACATCGGCTACATGAAAGTGAACAGCATACAGCTGTTCGGATACAGCGTGCATTTTGACCCTGAGGCAATCCAGGACCTGATTCTGCAGATAGACTACCCGTACACTCAGGGATCACAGGACTCAGCCCTGCTGCAGCTGGTGGAGCTGCGCTACAGGGTGAACCGCCTCTCGCCTCCAGGGGCCCCACACGTGGATCTGTTCGCCTGTCTTCTTCGCCACAGACTCAAACTGTCCAGTGCAGACGTGACCAGGATACTCACTGCCCTTCAAGCTTTCAGTGCCAGACAACCAAACTACGTTGAGTATGAGGCAAATAAACTCTGTAGTTAG